One window of Mangrovibacterium diazotrophicum genomic DNA carries:
- a CDS encoding aldo/keto reductase, which yields MKHPTVTLSNGLEMPALGLGVFLSKEGDEVINAVKYALEVGYRSIDTAAVYKNENGVGIAISESGLPREEIFLTSKVWNSDQGYQQTLKAFDDSLNRLQTDYLDLYLIHWPKGELSKETWKALEELYEKGKIKAIGVSNFMQNQLEDFLPSCTIKPMVNQYEFHPGLVQPELLDFCKRNQIQAEAWSPIMKGQVNEIPLLKGLAEKYGKTPVQIVLRWDLQKGVVTIPKSVTPERIKANAELFDFELSHEDMLKIDALDENKRLGPDPNNFNF from the coding sequence ATGAAACATCCAACAGTAACATTGAGCAATGGATTGGAAATGCCGGCCCTGGGCTTGGGCGTGTTTTTATCGAAAGAAGGTGATGAAGTGATCAACGCCGTAAAATACGCACTGGAAGTAGGCTACCGAAGTATCGACACCGCGGCCGTGTACAAAAATGAAAACGGCGTTGGAATAGCCATTTCCGAGAGTGGCCTTCCGCGCGAGGAGATTTTCCTGACTTCCAAAGTTTGGAACAGCGACCAGGGATACCAACAAACGTTGAAAGCCTTCGACGACAGCCTGAACCGGCTGCAGACCGACTACCTCGACCTGTACCTCATTCACTGGCCCAAAGGAGAGCTTTCAAAAGAGACCTGGAAAGCATTGGAAGAACTCTACGAAAAAGGAAAAATAAAGGCCATCGGTGTTAGCAATTTTATGCAGAACCAATTGGAGGATTTCCTCCCATCCTGTACCATCAAGCCAATGGTTAACCAGTACGAGTTTCACCCCGGCCTGGTGCAGCCTGAATTACTCGACTTCTGCAAACGGAACCAAATTCAAGCCGAAGCGTGGAGCCCGATCATGAAGGGACAAGTGAACGAAATACCGCTATTGAAAGGATTGGCAGAAAAGTACGGAAAAACACCTGTTCAGATTGTGCTGCGCTGGGATCTGCAGAAGGGCGTGGTCACCATTCCCAAATCGGTAACACCGGAACGCATCAAAGCTAACGCAGAATTGTTTGATTTTGAGCTATCCCACGAGGACATGTTGAAAATCGATGCACTTGACGAAAACAAACGTCTTGGCCCCGATCCGAATAATTTCAACTTTTAA
- a CDS encoding efflux RND transporter periplasmic adaptor subunit: MQQRKKKRNKVLPLILILAVVLIIVLIVGKKKGWFGADFQVNVLTQKVESRTITELITANGKIQPKTEVKISPDVSGEIIDLKVQEGEDVKTGQLLVIIKPDIYIQALNRAEAGLNSAKAMLAQAQARMLESELAFKRSKQLYDQQTIAQSEFESADAAYKIAQAEVTSAEFSVKSNEASVAEAQEQLVKTKIYAPMDGTVSQLNVEKGERVVGTNMYEGTVMMIISDLEQMEVKVEVNENDIVKVSKNDTALVEVDAYLKRKFKGIVTEIANSANTVGASGDQVTNFDVKVLLLKSSYADLIDSVGMKRYPFRPGMSATVDVQTDTRPDVIAVPIQAVTTRIPAEKQEETAEKKVADKHEVVFVLRDGRAFSQPVVTGIQDNANIEIESGIQAGDEIITGPFNVVSRTLKDSMDVKRVDEKELFSAKK; encoded by the coding sequence ATGCAACAACGAAAAAAGAAACGCAATAAAGTACTTCCTCTCATTTTAATCCTGGCAGTCGTTCTGATTATTGTACTGATTGTTGGTAAGAAAAAAGGTTGGTTTGGTGCCGATTTCCAGGTAAATGTGCTGACTCAGAAAGTTGAGAGCCGCACCATTACCGAACTGATTACTGCCAACGGAAAGATTCAGCCCAAAACCGAAGTAAAGATTAGCCCGGATGTATCGGGCGAGATTATCGACTTGAAAGTTCAGGAAGGCGAAGATGTAAAGACCGGGCAATTGCTGGTGATCATCAAGCCTGATATTTACATCCAGGCATTGAATCGGGCCGAGGCAGGTCTGAACTCGGCAAAAGCCATGCTGGCTCAGGCCCAGGCACGCATGCTGGAAAGCGAGCTTGCCTTTAAACGTTCCAAACAATTGTACGATCAGCAAACCATTGCGCAGTCTGAGTTCGAGTCGGCAGATGCCGCCTACAAAATTGCGCAAGCTGAAGTGACGTCGGCTGAGTTTTCGGTGAAGTCGAATGAAGCGTCGGTAGCCGAAGCGCAGGAGCAACTGGTGAAAACCAAGATTTATGCGCCGATGGATGGCACCGTTTCGCAGCTGAATGTGGAAAAAGGCGAGCGCGTTGTGGGCACCAACATGTACGAGGGAACTGTGATGATGATCATCTCGGATCTGGAGCAGATGGAGGTGAAAGTTGAAGTGAATGAGAATGACATTGTGAAGGTGTCGAAAAATGATACAGCGCTGGTGGAGGTGGACGCCTACCTGAAGCGCAAGTTCAAGGGTATTGTTACCGAGATCGCCAATTCGGCTAATACGGTTGGTGCGTCCGGCGACCAGGTGACCAATTTTGACGTGAAGGTGCTTCTTTTAAAATCATCCTATGCGGATCTGATTGATAGTGTAGGCATGAAACGGTACCCGTTCCGGCCGGGTATGTCGGCTACGGTTGATGTGCAGACTGATACGCGGCCGGATGTAATCGCAGTTCCCATCCAGGCGGTTACGACTCGTATTCCGGCAGAAAAGCAAGAAGAGACTGCTGAGAAAAAAGTGGCAGATAAGCACGAAGTCGTTTTCGTGTTACGCGATGGTCGGGCTTTCAGTCAACCTGTGGTAACCGGTATTCAGGATAATGCAAACATTGAAATTGAAAGCGGCATTCAAGCGGGTGACGAGATTATTACCGGGCCGTTCAACGTGGTTAGCCGAACACTGAAGGACAGTATGGATGTGAAACGCGTTGATGAGAAAGAGCTGTTTAGTGCGAAGAAATAA
- a CDS encoding HAD family hydrolase: MKIRSFFWVLFFFVSCSSPSNQATVTEEVADPLSLWNNGEVKTAITGFVAAVTDSSAAEFVSASDRIAVFDNDGTLWCEKPLYIPVEIELAYIKSKYSEHPEWSKDKLFKAIANNDLAVLGEYSTGELISKLFSTQDGMMEKDYQDFVYQMLSTAKHSRFDRPFKETTFSPMVQLVHYLQENGFKVYIVTGGEISSVRTVSEEIYNIPKENVVGSSVVWEYVSNYSGTYLVRTGKINSANDKQVKPTNIELHIGRKPIFAAGNSDGDYQMMEYTLSNSKPSMAILVHHDDSIREYNYMHGTEKAIEDAAAKGWYVVSMEKDFNEIFAK, translated from the coding sequence ATGAAAATACGTTCATTCTTTTGGGTATTGTTCTTCTTTGTAAGTTGTAGCTCACCGTCCAACCAAGCCACTGTAACCGAAGAAGTAGCCGATCCGCTTTCACTTTGGAACAACGGCGAAGTAAAAACGGCAATCACGGGCTTTGTCGCTGCGGTTACCGACTCAAGCGCCGCCGAGTTTGTCTCCGCAAGCGACCGAATTGCCGTATTCGATAATGACGGCACACTTTGGTGCGAAAAACCACTTTACATCCCTGTCGAAATTGAATTGGCCTACATAAAAAGTAAATACAGTGAGCACCCCGAATGGAGCAAAGACAAATTATTCAAGGCTATTGCGAACAACGACCTTGCCGTCTTGGGTGAATACAGCACTGGTGAGTTGATCTCGAAATTATTTAGCACACAGGACGGAATGATGGAAAAGGACTACCAGGATTTCGTCTACCAAATGCTTTCCACTGCCAAACACAGCCGTTTTGACCGTCCCTTCAAGGAAACAACCTTTTCGCCAATGGTACAGCTTGTTCATTATCTTCAGGAAAATGGTTTTAAAGTGTATATTGTCACAGGTGGCGAAATATCGTCGGTACGCACGGTCTCCGAAGAAATCTACAATATCCCAAAAGAGAATGTTGTGGGAAGCAGTGTTGTTTGGGAATACGTATCGAACTACAGCGGCACCTACCTGGTCAGAACCGGCAAAATCAACTCGGCAAACGACAAACAGGTAAAACCAACCAACATTGAATTGCACATTGGCCGAAAACCGATTTTCGCGGCTGGTAACAGTGACGGTGATTACCAAATGATGGAATACACGCTTTCCAACAGCAAACCATCCATGGCGATCCTCGTCCATCACGACGATTCAATTCGGGAATACAACTACATGCACGGAACCGAAAAAGCAATAGAAGATGCCGCAGCAAAGGGATGGTATGTTGTGAGCATGGAAAAAGACTTTAACGAGATTTTCGCGAAATAG
- a CDS encoding queuosine precursor transporter — protein MQNELLWLVMLLANFLMIIAAFKFFGKWGLIMWIPISVIVANIQVIQTVKLFGLAATLGNIVYATSFLVTDILSENYGKEEAKKAVWIGFFSLIAMTLLMNLALYFQPLAGDDFAGVAHESLSTIFELMPRIAVASLIAYLLSQRHDVWAFHFWKNRFPKSHHLWLRNNLSTMVSQLIDSVAFTFIAFYGVFEWPVLWEILVTTYFLKWIVAAADTPFVYWSRLIHRNGNFVMKESGAPEPIGE, from the coding sequence ATGCAGAATGAGTTGCTTTGGCTGGTTATGTTGCTGGCTAATTTCCTGATGATAATAGCTGCCTTTAAATTTTTTGGCAAGTGGGGACTGATCATGTGGATCCCGATTTCGGTGATCGTGGCGAATATCCAGGTCATTCAAACCGTAAAACTGTTTGGTTTGGCGGCTACTTTGGGAAACATTGTCTACGCGACTTCCTTTTTGGTCACCGATATTCTTTCCGAAAACTATGGAAAGGAAGAAGCGAAGAAGGCGGTTTGGATTGGCTTCTTCAGCCTGATTGCGATGACCTTGCTCATGAATCTGGCCTTGTATTTTCAACCACTGGCTGGCGATGATTTTGCCGGCGTGGCACACGAATCACTCAGCACAATTTTCGAGCTGATGCCACGTATTGCAGTGGCCAGTTTAATTGCCTATTTGCTCTCGCAGCGCCACGATGTTTGGGCTTTTCATTTTTGGAAGAACCGTTTCCCAAAGTCGCACCATTTGTGGTTACGCAATAATTTAAGCACGATGGTGTCGCAACTAATCGACAGTGTGGCGTTTACCTTTATTGCTTTTTACGGTGTATTTGAATGGCCGGTATTGTGGGAAATCCTGGTAACGACCTACTTCCTGAAATGGATCGTAGCAGCTGCCGACACGCCCTTTGTTTACTGGTCGCGGCTCATTCACCGTAACGGCAATTTTGTGATGAAGGAATCAGGTGCGCCAGAACCAATTGGTGAATAG
- the pgeF gene encoding peptidoglycan editing factor PgeF: protein MKKISSNQKYFYQFDRLSGDGILHFSSTKAGWGGDGRCRFTGDSAEVYADYRRELAESLGLKQVQFVFPRQTHSSHVVVVQKSREVQDVEDTDALVTNQPGLCICVQTADCVPVLIYDPVRKVVAAIHAGWRGTVGKIVEKTVATMKSVFQSDPSDLLAGIGPSISTLNYEIGEDVIFAVRENFANHQQLLVSSEKEGKAYFDLWKANQSVLLGAGLSALNIEVMNLCSYDEEHDFFSARRDGLLTGRMITGIMIV, encoded by the coding sequence ATGAAAAAGATAAGTTCAAATCAAAAATACTTCTATCAGTTCGATCGTCTTTCAGGGGATGGAATTTTGCATTTCTCGTCCACCAAAGCCGGATGGGGTGGAGACGGGCGCTGTCGTTTTACCGGCGATTCAGCCGAAGTTTATGCGGATTATCGCCGGGAGTTGGCGGAAAGTTTGGGATTGAAACAAGTTCAGTTTGTTTTTCCCCGGCAAACACACAGTAGTCATGTGGTTGTTGTCCAAAAGTCAAGGGAAGTACAGGACGTTGAGGACACCGATGCTTTGGTGACCAACCAGCCTGGTTTGTGCATTTGTGTGCAAACGGCCGACTGTGTGCCGGTGCTGATTTATGACCCGGTTAGAAAGGTGGTTGCGGCAATTCATGCGGGCTGGCGTGGCACGGTGGGCAAGATTGTGGAAAAGACCGTTGCGACGATGAAAAGCGTTTTTCAATCAGATCCCTCAGATTTGCTGGCCGGAATTGGCCCGTCTATTTCAACCCTGAATTACGAAATCGGGGAGGATGTCATTTTTGCGGTACGCGAAAATTTTGCCAATCACCAGCAGTTATTAGTCTCTTCCGAAAAGGAAGGGAAGGCCTATTTTGATTTGTGGAAGGCCAATCAATCGGTGTTGCTTGGAGCTGGACTTTCCGCTCTAAACATTGAAGTCATGAATCTGTGTTCGTATGATGAAGAACACGATTTCTTCTCTGCCCGGCGTGACGGCTTGCTAACCGGACGGATGATCACTGGAATTATGATCGTCTAG
- a CDS encoding aspartate kinase: MKVFKFGGASVSSAPAIKNVASILEMYPGKKVMVISAMGNTTNELEFLVRSYYKKDQKTAGILQRIKDYHSQIISELGVEQQNLGQVHQLFAVLEERLKRMPSLKFDYEYDQVVCFGELISTAIVSAYLNQNGIPNQWLDVRDSLRTDETYREAVVDWKWSEMLVNNSFTFKGVDLYVTQGFIGSTTTNQTTTLGREGSDFTAAILANLLNAESVTIWKNVPGVLNADPTDFSDTEKLEELSYKEAIELAYSGAKVIHPKTIKPLRNKNIPLFVRPFDFPEQAGTVIKEIGYQLELVPVYILKKKQALVTLSPDDFSFVGIDVLSEVFSFFKSNRIKVNLIQQSAIDLSLCVDEPEVGLESLLMELRKKFDVRYNTGLVLATIRFYNDESLVKMANGREVLMEQKSRRTVRMVLK, encoded by the coding sequence ATGAAAGTCTTTAAGTTTGGCGGCGCTTCGGTAAGTTCCGCACCGGCGATTAAAAATGTTGCATCTATTCTGGAAATGTACCCGGGTAAAAAAGTCATGGTTATTTCGGCCATGGGTAATACAACCAACGAACTGGAATTTTTGGTTCGGAGCTACTACAAGAAGGATCAGAAGACCGCCGGAATACTTCAACGAATTAAAGACTATCACAGCCAAATTATTAGTGAGCTGGGAGTTGAGCAACAAAATCTGGGGCAGGTGCATCAGCTTTTCGCAGTTCTGGAAGAGCGTTTGAAACGCATGCCTTCGCTAAAATTCGATTACGAATACGACCAGGTGGTTTGCTTTGGCGAGTTGATTTCGACCGCGATCGTTTCGGCTTATCTGAATCAAAATGGTATTCCGAACCAATGGCTCGACGTGCGCGATAGTTTGCGCACCGACGAAACCTATCGCGAAGCAGTCGTCGACTGGAAATGGTCGGAGATGCTCGTGAATAACAGCTTTACCTTTAAGGGGGTTGATTTGTACGTTACCCAAGGGTTTATTGGGTCAACAACCACCAACCAAACCACAACACTTGGTCGCGAAGGCTCTGACTTTACCGCTGCAATTTTGGCCAACCTACTGAATGCCGAGAGTGTGACCATTTGGAAAAATGTGCCCGGTGTGTTGAATGCAGACCCCACCGATTTTTCGGACACCGAAAAACTGGAAGAGCTGTCGTACAAAGAAGCGATTGAATTGGCCTATTCCGGAGCAAAGGTTATTCACCCCAAAACCATAAAACCGCTCCGGAACAAGAACATTCCATTGTTCGTGCGTCCGTTCGATTTTCCAGAACAAGCCGGAACGGTGATCAAAGAAATTGGTTACCAGCTCGAACTGGTGCCGGTGTACATTCTGAAAAAGAAGCAAGCGTTGGTAACACTTTCCCCTGATGACTTCTCGTTTGTTGGGATTGATGTGCTTTCGGAAGTTTTCAGTTTCTTCAAATCGAACCGGATTAAAGTGAACCTGATTCAGCAGTCGGCTATCGATTTGTCGCTTTGTGTGGACGAGCCTGAAGTTGGCCTGGAGTCGTTGTTGATGGAGTTGCGCAAGAAGTTTGATGTGCGTTACAACACAGGCTTGGTTTTGGCTACAATCCGCTTCTACAACGATGAATCGCTGGTGAAAATGGCGAATGGCCGCGAAGTATTGATGGAGCAGAAGAGCCGCCGCACGGTGCGTATGGTTCTGAAGTAG
- a CDS encoding basic secretory protein-like protein, producing MKLPILSLLLWLISSTIAIATTPSPVQDDNSFTESDTIQQNGITLIYINKQEGLSVDLSAKLQETFFAVYPKLCKAYNRKSARKVTFVIDPAYDGVAATSDARVVFNPRWFDQHPNDIDVVTHEVMHIVQDYGETNGPWWITEGIADYARFKFGVDNEGAGWKLPDVTETQNYDNSYRVTARFFTWIVQNKNKKFVEKMDKIMREHRYSDAVWVKLTGNSPAELWKEYIANPQI from the coding sequence ATGAAGTTACCAATATTGTCGCTTCTGCTCTGGCTCATCAGCTCCACGATCGCCATCGCTACCACACCATCGCCTGTACAGGATGATAACAGTTTCACTGAGTCCGACACGATTCAGCAAAACGGAATTACACTAATCTACATCAATAAACAGGAAGGTTTAAGCGTCGATCTGTCCGCCAAACTTCAGGAAACGTTCTTCGCCGTTTATCCCAAACTCTGCAAGGCTTACAACCGAAAGTCTGCACGCAAAGTTACGTTCGTTATTGATCCTGCTTACGATGGCGTAGCCGCAACCTCTGATGCTCGCGTGGTTTTCAATCCCCGCTGGTTCGATCAGCATCCCAACGATATCGATGTGGTGACACACGAGGTGATGCACATTGTACAGGATTATGGAGAAACCAACGGCCCCTGGTGGATCACCGAAGGAATTGCCGACTATGCTCGCTTTAAATTTGGAGTTGACAACGAAGGTGCAGGTTGGAAACTACCCGATGTGACCGAGACGCAAAACTACGACAACTCGTATCGTGTTACGGCACGCTTTTTCACCTGGATTGTGCAAAACAAAAACAAGAAGTTTGTGGAGAAGATGGATAAAATCATGCGCGAACATCGATATAGCGATGCTGTTTGGGTAAAACTCACCGGAAACAGTCCCGCTGAACTTTGGAAAGAATACATCGCAAATCCTCAGATTTAA
- a CDS encoding glycoside hydrolase family 43 protein: MKLIKTLTILLIAVGFHSACFAQSLYFDNPIAEKRADPWVWKTPEGTYYLIATVPEYDRIVIRKSHSINGLKTAPEKEIWHKHETGVMGHHIWAPELHRIDGKWYIYFAAGEAEKIWNIRMWVLSNSSDDPMTGEWKEEGQIITEKESFSLDATTFEHNGKRYLIWAQNVRGANHGTALVLSEMKDPLTLTGPEVVITEPDFSWERMKYSVNEGPAVLQKNGKIFVTYSASATNHNYCVGLLWIDENADLLDAANWNKSPGPVFYTNEDFKRYGPGHNSFTTAEDGKTTVMIYHARDYKDIQGHELSDPNRATRARVVEWSETGFPDFLQSLGD, encoded by the coding sequence ATGAAACTGATTAAAACGTTGACGATACTCCTGATCGCTGTTGGTTTTCACAGCGCCTGTTTCGCCCAATCCCTGTATTTTGACAACCCGATTGCTGAAAAACGAGCGGATCCCTGGGTTTGGAAAACGCCGGAAGGTACTTATTATTTGATTGCTACGGTTCCCGAATACGACCGGATAGTCATCCGGAAATCACACAGCATCAACGGACTGAAAACGGCTCCCGAAAAAGAGATCTGGCACAAACACGAAACCGGTGTCATGGGTCACCACATTTGGGCTCCCGAGCTTCACCGAATTGACGGGAAATGGTACATCTACTTCGCGGCCGGCGAAGCCGAAAAAATCTGGAACATCCGGATGTGGGTACTCTCAAATTCTTCGGACGATCCGATGACCGGAGAATGGAAAGAAGAAGGCCAGATTATAACCGAAAAAGAATCGTTCTCGCTGGACGCCACCACCTTCGAGCACAACGGCAAAAGATACCTGATTTGGGCCCAAAATGTGAGAGGAGCCAACCACGGAACAGCTCTGGTTCTTTCGGAAATGAAAGATCCGCTGACCCTGACAGGTCCGGAAGTCGTGATCACCGAGCCCGACTTTAGCTGGGAGCGCATGAAATACAGCGTAAACGAAGGCCCTGCTGTCCTTCAGAAAAACGGGAAAATCTTCGTAACCTATTCGGCCAGTGCAACCAATCACAATTACTGCGTTGGTTTATTGTGGATCGACGAAAATGCAGATTTGCTGGACGCCGCCAACTGGAACAAATCGCCCGGCCCTGTTTTCTACACCAACGAAGATTTCAAACGCTACGGCCCGGGACACAACTCATTCACCACTGCCGAGGATGGCAAAACAACCGTGATGATTTACCATGCCCGGGATTACAAGGATATCCAGGGACACGAATTATCCGATCCCAATCGTGCCACCAGAGCCCGAGTAGTCGAATGGTCCGAAACCGGATTCCCTGATTTTCTGCAAAGTCTGGGAGATTAA
- a CDS encoding TrkH family potassium uptake protein, producing MKHRKINIFIITHIISIIILFEGLFMLPAFLVSLIYKENISGDLIRAILLTLCIGAVLNISTRNFRNAEPGVRESLVIASFGWIILALVGSFPYLVTGSIPRFVDAYFESMSGFTTTGSSILTDIEALPKSILFWRSLTHWIGGMGIIVLVIAIMPFLKISGMQLFSSEASVVVEEKVSTKIRYVARNIWMIYVGFTVVETILLMFGGMPLFDSICHSFATVATGGFSTKNTSVTDYSPYIQYVITIFMALSGINFTLHVLGFKGRFKQALSNQELHLYLKVIGAVGLILTVILYTSQQITFEKAFRDSFFQVVSVITATGFATADYLVWPIQGIILIAFLMLIGACAGSTGGGVKVIRHVINFQYLRNSIRRVLHPNAVFNVRYNNKILNNAQVSSVMNFIIIYYGVVIAGTFVMLLLGNSWATSFGSILTTMGGVGPGFGLVGPASNFSMLTDSSKYLLSFSMLLGRLEIFPVLSLFTNWFWRT from the coding sequence TTGAAGCATAGGAAAATAAATATCTTCATTATCACACACATCATTTCGATCATCATCCTGTTCGAAGGTCTTTTCATGTTGCCGGCATTCCTGGTTTCCCTCATTTACAAAGAAAATATAAGCGGCGATTTAATCCGGGCAATTCTTTTAACCCTGTGCATTGGCGCTGTTTTAAACATCTCCACCCGTAATTTCAGAAATGCCGAGCCCGGAGTACGCGAGAGTCTGGTCATTGCGTCGTTCGGCTGGATCATCCTGGCCCTTGTCGGCAGTTTTCCCTATCTCGTAACGGGGTCGATTCCGCGTTTCGTCGATGCTTATTTCGAGTCGATGTCCGGTTTCACAACAACCGGGTCATCCATACTAACCGATATTGAAGCACTACCGAAAAGCATTCTGTTTTGGCGAAGCCTGACCCACTGGATTGGAGGGATGGGAATTATCGTATTGGTAATCGCCATCATGCCCTTCCTGAAAATTTCTGGAATGCAGCTTTTCAGCTCCGAAGCATCGGTGGTTGTTGAAGAGAAAGTTTCGACCAAGATCAGATACGTTGCCCGAAATATCTGGATGATTTACGTCGGGTTCACCGTCGTTGAAACCATCCTGCTCATGTTTGGTGGAATGCCGCTGTTCGACAGTATTTGTCACTCGTTTGCAACAGTAGCGACAGGTGGATTTTCGACCAAAAACACCAGTGTTACCGATTACTCTCCATACATCCAGTATGTGATTACGATTTTTATGGCCCTTTCGGGAATCAACTTTACGCTGCACGTGCTTGGTTTCAAAGGCCGTTTCAAACAGGCCTTGAGCAACCAGGAATTGCACCTCTATTTAAAAGTGATTGGGGCAGTCGGTTTAATTCTGACGGTTATCCTGTACACCAGTCAGCAAATTACCTTTGAGAAAGCATTCCGCGACTCCTTCTTCCAGGTTGTTTCAGTGATTACAGCAACCGGTTTTGCAACCGCCGACTATTTGGTTTGGCCGATACAGGGAATCATCCTGATTGCTTTCCTGATGTTGATTGGTGCCTGCGCCGGATCGACAGGAGGTGGCGTAAAAGTCATTCGCCACGTGATTAACTTTCAATACCTGCGAAACAGCATCAGGCGTGTGCTTCACCCCAATGCCGTTTTCAACGTTCGCTACAACAACAAAATTCTGAACAACGCTCAGGTTTCCAGTGTGATGAACTTCATCATTATTTACTACGGGGTTGTTATTGCAGGAACTTTTGTCATGCTGCTACTTGGGAACAGCTGGGCAACTTCCTTCGGTTCAATTTTGACGACAATGGGCGGAGTTGGCCCGGGATTCGGCTTGGTGGGCCCGGCGTCGAATTTCTCGATGCTCACCGACAGCTCAAAATACCTGCTTTCGTTCTCCATGCTGTTGGGACGTTTGGAGATTTTCCCAGTGTTGTCGCTATTCACCAATTGGTTCTGGCGCACCTGA
- a CDS encoding OmpP1/FadL family transporter translates to MKRTWKKIVLAGSFCLAVVAAQATDGYFGVGYGTINKGLAGAGVAYYQGSLINGNPAGAVWLGKKYQLGIELFNPNRQFTVTGTPTGDPYFGLMPGTVKSESKVFFMPTLGANWMLGEKSALSVSIFGNGGMNTDYPTAVFYDSESESTGVNLAQLFADVTYSLKIAENHSVGVTGVLAYQYFEAKGLKTFGDYGFSSDPANLTNNGNSGSTGVGVKVGYMGQLFDGFTVGAMYQSKVYMSEFDEYAGLFAEQGDFDIPASWTAGFAWDVTDAFTVMADVKQIFYSGVKSIANPMMPNIGMAMMGDAGYLLGADNGPGFGWKDVTVVKLGVSCSAVEKWTFRAGYSIGENPVPESEVMFNILAPGVITNQLGFGLTRDMGEKGSQLHFALNYALNNDVTGSNPMDPGQTIKLEMNQLEIEFGISF, encoded by the coding sequence ATGAAAAGAACGTGGAAAAAAATCGTTTTAGCGGGAAGTTTCTGTTTGGCTGTTGTTGCAGCTCAGGCAACTGACGGCTATTTTGGGGTGGGCTACGGAACCATTAATAAAGGACTGGCAGGTGCCGGTGTTGCTTATTACCAAGGATCATTAATCAACGGAAACCCGGCAGGCGCTGTTTGGTTGGGCAAAAAATACCAACTGGGCATCGAACTCTTCAATCCGAACCGGCAATTTACAGTTACCGGAACTCCGACAGGTGATCCTTATTTTGGACTGATGCCGGGGACTGTAAAAAGTGAAAGCAAAGTATTTTTTATGCCAACATTGGGTGCTAACTGGATGCTAGGCGAAAAGTCGGCTCTTTCTGTATCCATATTTGGCAACGGCGGCATGAACACGGATTACCCGACTGCCGTATTTTATGATTCAGAATCTGAATCCACAGGTGTAAACTTGGCTCAGCTTTTTGCCGATGTTACTTATTCGTTGAAAATAGCAGAAAATCATTCAGTGGGTGTAACGGGTGTTTTAGCTTATCAGTATTTTGAAGCAAAAGGCTTGAAAACTTTCGGGGACTATGGATTTTCTTCAGATCCTGCGAACCTGACCAACAACGGAAATTCAGGAAGCACTGGTGTCGGAGTTAAAGTTGGCTACATGGGCCAGTTGTTCGATGGCTTTACTGTGGGTGCCATGTATCAAAGTAAAGTTTACATGAGCGAGTTTGACGAATATGCCGGTTTGTTTGCCGAACAAGGCGATTTCGATATTCCGGCAAGCTGGACGGCCGGTTTTGCCTGGGATGTGACGGACGCCTTCACGGTGATGGCCGATGTGAAACAAATCTTCTACAGTGGCGTAAAGTCAATCGCTAATCCAATGATGCCAAATATTGGTATGGCCATGATGGGTGATGCCGGTTATCTGCTTGGGGCAGACAATGGACCCGGATTTGGCTGGAAAGACGTAACTGTCGTGAAGTTGGGTGTTTCCTGTTCTGCTGTTGAGAAATGGACTTTCCGCGCTGGATATTCTATCGGTGAAAACCCGGTGCCTGAGTCGGAAGTGATGTTCAATATTTTAGCTCCGGGTGTAATCACCAATCAGCTCGGTTTTGGACTGACCCGCGATATGGGTGAAAAAGGAAGTCAGCTGCATTTTGCATTGAACTATGCGCTGAACAATGATGTGACAGGATCGAATCCAATGGATCCGGGCCAGACAATTAAATTAGAAATGAATCAACTTGAAATAGAATTTGGTATCTCATTCTAA